Part of the Rhodococcus sp. OK302 genome is shown below.
TGGTGTCGCTTGGAACAGGGCGCCAGTTCGATCAGGCCCGGGCAGAAGCAGCAGTTCGTGAATTGCTGATCGCGGTGGGCGAAGATCCCGACCGTCAAGGTCTGATCGATACCCCGGCCCGTGTGGCACGGTCGTACCGGGAGATCTTTGCCGGGCTGTACACCGAGCCGGATGAGGCGCTCAACACGACGTTCGACGAAGGCCATCAGGAATTGGTGCTGGTGCGGGACATTCCGATGTTCTCCACCTGCGAGCACCACCTGGTGTCCTTCCACGGGGTCGCCCACGTCGGCTACATTCCGGGTAAATCCGGAAAGGTCACGGGTCTGTCCAAGCTTGCTCGCGTGGTCGATCTGTATGCCAAGCGGCCGCAGGTGCAGGAACGTCTGACCAGCCAGATCGCCGACGCTCTGATGCGCAAGCTCGATCCTCGCGGTGCGATTGTCGTCATCGAGGCCGAGCACTTGTGCATGGCAATGCGTGGCATTCGCAAGCCCGGAGCGAGCACAACGACGTCGGCGGTTCGTGGGCTCCTTCAGTCCAGTGCTGCTTCGCGTTCCGAGGCTCTGGACCTCATACTTCGTAAGTGATTGACGTGAACTCAGCGGGAGTAACCCCGGCCCGGACGCTGGTGATGGGAGTTCTCAACGTCACTGCGGATTCGTTTTCGGACGGTGGTCGTTTCCTCGATCGCGATGCGGCTGTTTCACGTGGACTCGAACTTCAAGCTATCGGTGTCGACATTGTCGATATCGGCGGCGAATCGACCAGGCCGGGTGCAATTCGAGTCGATTCGGAACTCGAAGTGGCTCGCGTCGTGCCGGTCATCGAAGAACTTGTAGCCGCCGGGATCCGTTGCAGCGTCGATACGATGCGGGCGTCGGTTGCCGCTGCCGCAATCGAAGCCGGTGCAGCGATTGTCAACGACGTATCCGGTGGTCGCGCTGATTCCGATATGGCAGCAGTGGTCGCTGACGCCGGTGTCCCGTGGATTCTGATGCATTGGCGTTCGGCGAGTGATTACGTGCACGGCGGTGGCGCCGATCATTACGACGACGTCGTTCGAGATGTGCGCGAAGAACTGATGACGCAGGTTGACTGCGCGTTGAAAGTCGGTGTCGATCCGTCCGCGATCATTCTTGATCCGGGTCTGGGTTTCGCGAAGAACGCCGACCACAACTGGGCGTTGCTGCATGCACTGCCCGAGTTCAATGCCTTGGGTTTTCCCGTACTGGTGGGCGCGTCACGTAAACGTTTCCTCGGGTCCCTGCTCAGCGATTCCGATGGAACCCCGAGGCCACCGGCAGGTCGCGAAACCGCGACGGCTGTTGTTTCAGCACTTGCTGCGCGCGACGGCGCGTGGGGCGTTCGTGTGCACGACGCGCAGGCGTCGCTCGATGCCGTTGCGGTTGTCGCAGCCTGGTCCCGCGGACGAGAAAGGGCCTGACATGGGTGATCGGATCGAGTTGCGAGGGCTGAAGGTTCGAGGCAACCACGGCGTCTTCGACCACGAAAAGCGTGATGGCCAAGACTTTTTCATCGACATCACCGTGTGGATGGATTTGGCTCCGGCAGCCGCGTCGGACAATCTCGAGCACACCCTGCATTACGGGGAGTTGGCCGAGGCCGCCGCTGCGATCGTCGGCGGTCCGTCGCGGGATCTCATCGAAACTGTTGCCGCTGAGATCGCAGACAACGTAATGACCGACGCGCGGGTGGAGAGCGTCGAGGTTGTCGTTCACAAGCCGTCGGCGCCCATTCCGTTGGTTTTTGCCGATGTTGCCGTCGTCGCGTATCGAACGAGGCAGAAATGACTCGGGCCGTTCTGTCGATCGGTTCCAACATAGGAGACAGCCTGGCTCACCTGCAGTCTGCGGTGGACGGACTCGGCGACGCTGTCGTGGCAGTGTCACGGGTCTATTCGACGGCCCCGTGGGGTGGCGTCGAGCAGCAGGATTTCCTCAACGCGGTGATCCTGGTCGACGATCCGAATGCCGGCAGCTACGACTGGCTTCTGCGGGCCCGGAAACTCGAAGAAGATGCTGATCGGGTTCGGGATCAACGCTGGGGGCCGCGCAGTCTGGACGTCGACGTCGTGGACTGTGAAGGGATTGTCAGTGCCGATCCGGAGTTGACCTTGCCGCACCCGCGCGCACATCAGCGGGCATTTGTTCTCATTCCCTGGCTCGACGTCGATCCGGGCGCGACGTTGGCGGTCGATGGTGCTGTGGTGTCGGCGGCGCAGATACTTCAGGGTCTTGATCAATCGGAGCGAGAGGGAGTACTCGCAACGGATTCGGTTCTCCTTCGGTGACTGAAGAGGATCAGGGGATGAAGCCGACAAAGATCAGTGAACTCCTGGTTTTGGCAGTGGTGGCGGCGGTCGCCACGTGGATTCTGATTCGTGTGTTCTACGGTTCGATGCCGCCGATTCCGGTGTACGCAGGTGCTTCGCTGTATTTGGCTGCCGGAGCCGAAGTTGTGATCGCGTTTGTCATTCGGTCCCGGATCAAAGAGCGACAGGTCGGCGACGGGTACCGACAGCTTCATCCGATCACCGCTGCTCGGATACTTGCACTCGCTAAAGCGTCCGTTTTGGTCGGTTCAGCTACCGCTGGTGTGTGGATTGGGGCGTTGGTGTATCTCATCCCACAACGATCGGTTTTGAGGGCCGCCGCCGCTGACACACCAGGGGCTTGGGTCGGGCTGGGTGCCGCAATTGCGCTGGTAGCGGCTGCTTTGTGGCTCGAACACTGCTGCCGGACGCCGGAAGATACACCTGACGAGCCAGCTCACTGAAGGCGTGGTGGGCGAATCGCGTAGATGAGGTCCGTGGCTCGCGCGTGCTTGACCAGTACCCTGGCAACCATGACGAATTCTGGTCGATCGAAGTCTGCGCGCCGTAGCAAGCGCAGCGCGAGCCAGATGATCGTTGCCGGTCTTCTTGCTCTCGCCGTCATCGCATCACTGTTCCTGATCTTCAGTAACAGTGTTCAACTCCTTCGCGTGGGACTGGTGGTGGCGCTCTGGGCAGCCACCCTGGGCGCGATCGCGATGACCAAATACCGTCGCGAATCAGCACTCGACAAAGCCAAGGTCGCAGATCTGCAGACCGTCTACGAGCTACAACTCGAGCGTGAGATCTCGGCGCGACGAGAATACGAATTGAGTGTCGAGGGCCGCGTCCGCCGCGAAGTCAGTGCCGACGCCGAAGAACTGTCCGCTCTGCGAGCGGAACTAGTGGCGCTGCGACGCAATCTCGAAGCGCTCTTCGACGGTGGTCTGCTTCCCGAGCGGCCAGCTCTGAAAGCTGATTCGACCCGCGTCGGAGAGCTTGGCGGAGGTCCGTATCGGGCTTATCAGCCGGCCGCATCGGGTCTGTATGTACCCGGAGCCGGGCAAAATGCCACCGGATCGCCGAGTCCTCAAGTGGGTGGCCTCGCCTCGCCGAGCCCTCAGGTGGGGGGCCTCGCTTCGCCCAACGACGGTCCGGTCACAGCCGAGACCACAGTCGTGTTCGCCGAAACTTCGTGGCGTGAGTCCTTTGCGAAAAACCCGGGATCGAAAACTGTTCCGGTGAAAGGTAATTCGCAGAAGGCTCAGCGTGTTCACGATGCCGAGGTATTCGAAGACCGCGCCCCGTCGGCACCAAAACTTGCCGTACCTGTTGTCGAAGAGTCCGTTGTCGAAGAAGTTGTCGTCGAAGAAGTGGTGGTCGAAGAGGCCGCTGGTGTCCAAGAATCTGCCGTGGATGCGCCGGACGCCCCAGTCACAGAGGCGGAATCCGAATCCTCGGACGAGCCGCGTCGTCGACGTCGTGCTGTTCCGGAAGACGCGGACAGCGGTGCGCATTCCAATGGGCTGACGGTTGCCGAGATCATGGCGAATCTCAGTTCCGCGAATTCAGGAGAAGGCTCGGGGCGTCGTCGGCGTCGTGAGGAGTGAGGCTGACAGCCGCGAGGACTGAGTCCTAGATCACCCGCTCGTCCATAGCGTCGCATGTCTCGCGGAGGATATTCTCTCGGATAGAACGTCTGGTACCCGCCGAGCGGGACTGGAACGAACGAGAGGAATCCGGTGACTTCCTTCGGGATCACTAATGGACCTGTGCCTGCGCGATTGACAGTTGGAATTGTCTCGGCAGGTCGGGTCGGAACTGCTGTAGGTGCCGCGCTGGAGCGTGCCGGACATATCGTCGGCGCTTGTTCCGCGGTGTCCGCAGCTTCAGTTGCACGGGCGGCCAAGCGTCTTCCCGAGTCCGAAATCCTTCCGGCCGCCGATGTTGCTGCACGCTCCGAACTGCTGATCCTTGCTGTTCCGGATGATCAGTTGGCGGACTTGGTCAAGGGCCTGGCAGCGACGCAGTCGGTAAAGCCCGGCACCCTTGTTGCTCATACTTCCGGGGCCAACGGCATCGCCATCTTGGCGCCGCTGACGGACCTGGGCGCCCTTCCGCTGGCCATTCATCCGGCGATGACGTTCACCGGCCACGACGAGGACACCGCACGGTTGTCGTCGGCATGTTTCGGAATCACGGCCGCAGACGACATCGGATATGCGATCGCGCAGTCGCTCGTTCTGGAAATCGGTGGCGAGCCGGTACGCGTTCGCGAAGAGAACCGCGCGCTCTATCACGCTGCGCTGGCGCACGGCAGTAATCACCTGGTCACGCTGGTGGTGGATGCCGTCGAGGCTCTGCGCGCATCGTTGGAGGGTGACGAGCTGCTCGGTCAGCAACTGATCGACGGTGATCCGGGTGGCGTCGCCGAACGAGTTTTGCAGCCACTCCTTTCTGCTGCTTTGGACAACGCGTTGCGACGCGGCCCTTCGGCCCTGACCGGGCCGGTGGCTCGCGGTGATACCGAGGCCGTTGCGACACATTTACGAGTACTGACGGATCTCGACCCGGAGCTTGCAGCCGGATATCGGGCGATGTCTTTGCGATCGGCCCAGCGGGTGGGCGCCCCCACCACATTGTTCGACATCTTGACTGAAACAGGAGGTGACCGTCGTGAGTGATTTGCAGGGCGGATACAAGCGCGGCGAACTGACAGTGCACCACGATGCGGACAAGCTTCGGCGGGTCTCGCGGGCATTGCGTGGCGTCGGACGCCAGGTGGCATTGGTGCCGACGATGGGTGCGCTTCATGCCGGGCACATCGAGCTGGTTCGTCAGGCAAAGCTCACGGGCGCCGTTGTGATCGTGTCGATCTTCGTCAACCCGCTGCAGTTCGGCACCGGCGAGGATCTGGACGCGTACCCGCGCACTCTTGACGCCGATCTGGAACTGCTTCGCGCCGAGGGCGTCGAGTTGGTGTTCGCACCGACAGTCAAGACGATGTACCCGCGTGGCCAGCGCACCACGATCCTGCCGGGGCCGTTGGGCAGCGAACTCGAAGGCGGCGCACGTCCGACGCACTTTGCGGGCATGTTGACGGTGGTGGCGAAGCTGCTGCAGATCGCTGCTCCCAATCACGCGTACTTCGGCGAGAAGGATTACCAGCAGCTGACGCTGATCCGTCAGATGGTGTGGGATCTCAACTTCGACGTGCAGATCATCGGGGTTCCGACGGTCCGTGAGTTCGACGGTTTGGCTTTGTCCTCGCGTAACCGCTACCTCGACGAGGGTCAGCGCACGGCTGCTGTTGCATTGTCGGCGGCCCTGATTGCCGGCGCACATGCCGCAGCGGGCGGAGCCGAAGGAATTCTCGAGACCGCACGCGCTGTGCTGGCTGCGGTTCCCGAGATCGAGGTGGATTACCTCGAGGTTCGCGGCGTTGATCTCGGACCCGCTCCGGAGCGCGGCGACGGCCGTTTGTTGGTGGCCGCCAAGCTCGGTACGACGCGTCTGATCGACAACGTGGGTGTTGCTGTGGGAACAGGATTCCTCGAGCGCGACACCGATCCTTCCGCTGACGCTGTAGACGACCTGCTCGCTCACTGATCGCTTTTTACGAGAAGAGGCCCGGAAATGTTTCGCACAATGATGAAGTCGAAGATCCACCGCGCCACGGTGACGCACGCCGACCTGCATTACGTCGGCTCGGTCACCGTCGATCAGGATCTGATGGATGCTGCTGATCTGCTCGAAGGTGAGCAGGTGTGCATCGTCGACATCGACAACGGCGCCCGGCTCGAGACTTATGTCATTGCGGGCGAGCGTGGCACGGGTGTCATCGGAATTAACGGTGCGGCAGCGCATTTGGTCAAGCCTGGCGATCTGGTCATCCTTATCGCATATGGCGTGATGAACGAGCAGGAAGTCAAGGAATATCAGCCGCGCGTGGTGTTCGTCGACGCTGACAACAAGCAGATCGAACTCGGCAGTGATCCGGCACATGCGCCGGAAGGCTCCGGTTTGATCACGCCGCGCATGCTGTCGACTTTGGATGCTTCGCGCGAATCCAGCCTGGTGTAGCGGTGCTGCTCACGGTCGATGTGCGGAACACCAACATCGTTCTCGGCCTGTTCACCGGGGTCGGTGAGTATTCGAAGCTGGTGCAGGACTGGCGAATGCGTACCGACCCGCGGATGACAGCTGACGAGTTGGCGTTGACGTTCCGGGGGCTGCTGGGTCAGCACGTCGATCAAATCACCGGAGTTGCTGCGCTGTCGACTGTTCCGTCGGTGTTGCGTGAGATTCGGGTGATGCTCGAACGCTACTGGGGGCATGTTCCGCATGTGGTGGTCGAGCCCGGGGTCCGTACCGGGGTGCCGCTCCTGGTGGACAACCCCAAAGAGGTCGGTGCCGACCGGATCGTGAACAGTCTTGCCGCGCACTATCTTTACGAGAGTGCGTGCATCGTCGTCGATTTCGGTACCTCGACGTGTATCGACGTCGTTTCGGCCAAGGGGGAGTTCCTCGGCGGTTGTATCGCGCCCGGGCTCGAAATCTCGACCGATGCCTTGGCGTCGCAGTCTGCCGCGCTGCGCAAGGTCGAGTTGGTCCGTCCGCGTTCGGTGGTCGGAAAGAACACGGTGGAGTGCATGCAGTCCGGGGCCGTGTTCGGGTTTGCCGGACTGGTCGACGGGTTGGTGCGCCGTGTCCGCGAGGAGTTGCCGGAGTTCAGTGGCCCCGATGTGGCCGTCATAGCTACCGGAGACAGTGCGCCCCTGATCATTCCGGAATCCTCCACCATCGAACATCTCGAACGTGATCTCACTCTGGAAGGGCTGAGGTTGGTGTTCGAACGCAATCAGGCACGTCGTGGATCGGGTCGTCGGCCGGTCGAGTGACGAAGTAGATTCGGTTCACCTGTTTCGCGATTGCAGAAGTTGTGCCACAATGGTCAACGTGAATCGTTGCATGAGTGCTCAGGAGTGTTGTCGAGGCTGACCGCTGCCTTGACCAATTCACATCTCCTTGGAGCTAGCTCGTGCTATCCACATATTCTGCAGATCTCTCTGTTTTAGTCCCTACTCTTGCATCTGACGGCGGCGTTTCCGCAGGTCGCAGTGCTAATCGTGGCTCTTCCGGACGTCGCCGCACCGGGGCTTCGTTGCCGACGCGGTTGCGTACCGCTGACCTCCTTCGCCTCACTGACGAGGGTGCCAACGGTGTTCTCGACGGACGTTTCGACCACCTCATTCCCGAGGCGTTTTCCACCACGGAGCGCTGGGCAACTCGCCTGCATTCCGACGACGACGTCGATGTCTGGCTCATCAGTTGGGTGCCGGAACGCAACACCGAATTGCATGACCATGCAGGATCTTTCGGTGCGCTCACGGTGCTCAGTGGTTCGCTCACCGAATATCGTTGGGCTGGTGAAGAATTGCTGGAGCGTCAACTCGACGCCGGCGATCAGGCGGCCTTTCAACTCGGGTGGGTACACGACGTCGTACGGACGCCGGAGGCATCCAGTGAGCCAATCGAAATCAGTGCTGATTCACCAACTTTGAGTGTTCATGCCTACTCTCCGCCGTTGACGGCAATGTCCTTCTACGAAGTGACGGATCACCGCACACTTCGCCGCACCCGTACCGAGCTGACCGACCAGCCCGAAGGAGCCTGAAAATGACTATCGACCAAATGCTTGACGACGCCCGCACTCAGATCGATCGCATGTACATTTTCCAGCTCACCGAGGCATTCCACCGCGGGGCGATCTTTGTCGATATTCGCCCGCAGGCTCAGCGCGCCATTGAAGGAACCCTTCCCGGCGCTCTCGCCATCGAGCGCAATGTCCTCGAATGGCGTCTCGATCCCAGCAGCAGCGCGCACCTCGCTCTGGCCACCGACCACGACGTCGAGTGGGTCATCGTCTGCTCCGAGGGATACACCTCGAGCCTGGCAGCTGCGTCGTTGCAGCAGCTCGGCCTGCGAAACGCTACCGATCTCGCGGGCGGATACAAGGCCATCAAGGCCGCCGGACTACTCGGTGCGCTCAGCGGTGTGCGTCATTGCACCCGTGAGTTGGCGGCGGTCGCAGCTCACTAGTCCCGCTTCGCGGAACGATCTCGGACTCATGCCGTGATGGCGGGTGAATGCCGTCGTCAGCGCAAAGGGACTGGAGTAGCCCACTTCTCGTGCGATGGACGACACCGTCCGGCTCGGGTCGGCGAGTAGATTCGCGGCAACGGAGAGTCGCCATTGCGTCAGATACCCAACTGGTCCGATGCCCAATTGTGCGGTGAATCGGCGCGCGAAAGCGGCACGGGAACAGCCGGTTTCATGGGCCAAGCTTTCGACGGTCCACCGGTGTTCCGGTCGGTTGTGCATGAGCCGCAAGGCATGACCGATGACGGGATCTTCGTACGCTGTGATCCACTGTGGTGCATGATCCGGATGCTTGGTGAACCACGTTCGGACGGTTGAAATCAGAACCAAGTCGAGGAGACGATCAAGCAAGACTTCCTGTCCGGGTCCGTCGGCGGATATCTGTTGTCCCAGAAGCGTTGTCATCGACTCTGTTTCGGTACTTCGTCGTACGACCGCGACAGGAGCAAGACTGTCGAGAATCTGCCGACTGACGTAGCTGTCCAAACGGTATGTGCCCGTGAGCATGACGGTCTGGCCGTTCGTCGAGTTGCCCCAGGTGCGAATGCCGAGAACCGACATGTCCTCGAGTGGTGAACCGTCGACCGCTGTGCAGTTCTGCATTTCGTCGATGATGACGTGAATCGGGGTGTCGGGATGGTCGGCGACCGTGTAAGAGTCGGGTCCGCGCAGAAGTGCGACGTCTCCGGTTGCAAGGTTCTCGGTCTGGCCGGTATCGGAGATGACGACGGCACTGCCGTGGAGGACAGCCAGCACCGTGACTGGCGCGTGGTCTTCGATGCGAAGTGACCAGGGCGGATCAAGAAGCGAACGCAGCAGAAATGCTCCCTCTGCTCGCGATCCCGACAGCATCATCGACAGTGCATCCATAATTTCACGGTAGACGCAGGCGTATGTTTTTGCGACTTTCAGCTATGGATCGTATTGCTTTGGCGCGGTCGAATGAGTACATGACTACAACACCTGGCATTCAATCGGCGGTAGTGATCGGTGGTACCGGAAAGACCGGTAAGCGCGTTGCTCAGAGGTTGGCGGCGGCGGGAGTGGAAACCCGAATCACATCCAGAACATCCGGGACGATTTTCGACTGGAATGACCGCGATACGTGGCGAGCGGCGGTGACCGGCGTCGACGGTGCATATGTGACGTACGCACCCGATCTGGCGGTGCCCGAATCGAGTGCCGATGTTCAAGAATTTGCGGACATTGCACAACGTAGTGGTGTTCGCCGGATCGTTCTCCTGTCGGGCCGCGGTGAACCGGCCGCGCAGAAAGCTGAGCAGACTCTTTCCGTGAGCGGCTTGGCTTGGGCAGTGGTGCAGGCAAGTTGGTTCGCTCAGAACTTCAGTGAGGGTTATCTGCTCGAACCGATTCAGACAAGGCATCTGGCACTTCCGGTCGGCGGGGTGGGGGAGCCGTTCATCGATGTCGACGATCTTGCCGATGTAGCGGTAGCCGCGTTGACGCGTGCGGATCTCGTCGGCCGAGTTCTCGAGGTGACAGGCCCGCGGACACTGACGTTCGCTGAGGCTGTGGATGCGATTTCGGTGGCGTCGGGACGCCTGGTGTCTTTCGAAACAATTGAACTGCAACAGTTTTCCGAAGGAATGAAGGAGGAAGGTGTCCCCGATGACGTTGTCGGCCTCCTGGCGTACCTGTTCTCCGAGGTTCTCGACGGACGCAACGAATATGCGACGGGCGTCGTCGAGGACGTGTTGAGAAGGCCGGCTCGGGATTTCAGCGTCTTTGCTGCTGAGGCTGCGCGAACGGGGGTCTGGTCGTGAAGAAAGAGGAAGTCATGTTGGAAGTCCTGATCGGGTTGACCGCTTTCGGCGCGTTACTGGCCGGTGGCGCATTGTTCGCATTTTCGTCTTTCGTGATGCCGGCTCTGCGATCGGTGGATGCGCACTCCGCAATCACGTCGATGCAGGCGATGAATGTCGAAGCGCCGCGTAGCGCGTTGATGCTGCCTCTGGTGGGATCGGCAGTCATGGCGATCGCTGCAGCAGTCTGGGCATCGATATCGAGACCGGAAGGCTGGGTTCTTGCCCTCGTCGGATGCGTCGGCGTTCTCGCTGCGTTTGCCGTGACCGTGATCTACCACGTCCCCCGCAACGACGCATTTGCATCGGTCGGGACTGCCGACGAAGCATCCTGGATTGCTTACGCGGCCGGCTGGACGATGTGGAATCACGTTCGCGTCGGCCTCTACCTGGCGTCGGGAATCGTGCTCGCCGTCTCAGCAGTACTACCAGCGATACGCACGGTGGACGCGGCCCAGTAGTCTTGTACCCCGTGAGTGATGTAGAAGCGCAGCCAGTCGACGACACCCCCGAGCAGCTCCGGATCCGACGCGAAAAGCGTGAGCGAATCCTGGCGCAAGGGCAGGAGGCGTACCCGGTCTCCGTGGATCGCACCCACACCTTGGCGCAGATCCGCGCCGAGTACCCGGAACTCGAGCCTGACACCGCTACCGGCGTGATTGTCGGCGTCGTCGGCCGCGTCATCTTCATGCGCAATACCGGCAAGCTGTGCTTCGCCACCCTGCAGGAGGGCGACGGTACCCAACTGCAGGCCATGATCAGCCTCGCCGGCGTCGGCGAAGACGCATTGGCTGCCTGGAAGTCCGACATCGACCTCGGCGACTTCGTCTTCATTCACGGCGAGATCATCAGCTCCCGCCGCGGTGAGCTCAGTGTGATGGCCGACGCGTGGCAGATCGCCTCCAAGGCGCTGCGTCCCCTGCCGGTCGCGCACAAGGAGATGAGCGAAGAGTCTCGCGTGCGTCAGCGCTACGCGGATCTGATCATTCGCCCCGAAGCTCGCGACAACGCACGCAAGCGCGTCGCGGTGGTTCGCGCACTGCGCAATGCGCTCGAAGATCGGGGTTTCCTCGAGGTCGAGACGCCGATGCTGCAGACGTTGCATGGCGGCGCTGCGGCGCGTCCGTTCGTCACACATTCCAATGCACTCGATATCGACCTGTACCTGCGTATCGCGCCGGAACTTTTCCTCAAGCGTTGTGTTGTCGGCGGTATCGAGAAGGTCTTCGAGATCAACCGCAACTTCCGCAACGAGGGCGTCGACTCCACTCACTCGCCCGAGTTCGCGATGCTCGAGACGTACGAGGCTTACGGGACTTACGACGATTCCGCGAAGATGATCCGCGAACTCGTTCAGGAAGTCGCGCAGGCAGCATTCGGTACCCAGGTCCTCACACTTGCCGACGGTTCCGAATACGACGTCAGTGGCGAGTGGCAGGTTCTCGAGATGTACCCGTCGCTGTCGGCGGCCATCGGTACCGAGGTCACCCCGGATACGACGGTCGACGAACTTCTTGCCTTGGCGGAGAAGGTCGGCCTCGAGGTTCCCAAGGACAAGGGCTACGGCCACGGAAAGCTCGTTGAAGAACTGTGGGAGCACCAGTGCGGCGATCAGCTGTACATGCCGACGTTCGTGCGCGACTTCCCCGTGGAAACATCACCGTTGACGCGTGATCACCGCAGCAAGAAGGGTGTCACGGAGAAGTGGGACCTCTATATTCGCGGTTTCGAGTTGGCCACCGGCTACTCGGAGTTGGTTGACCCGGTCATCCAGCGTGAACGTTTTGTCGATCAGGCGAGACTCGCGTCGGCCGGTGACGACGAGGCCATGGTCCTGGACGAGGAATTCCTCGCAGCCATGGAGCAGGGTATGCCGCCCACCACCGGAACCGGCATGGGCATCGATCGCCTGCTGATGGCCCTCACCGGCCTCGGTATTCGTGAGACGATTCTGTTCCCGATCGTGCGGCCGTCAGCTCGCTAGATCTGTACTCGATGAGGGTTCGGCTGCACATGTTGCGGCCGAACCCTTTTCAGATTGGTCGCTCCCACGGAATTCGGTACGGGTCGTAGTACTCGTCAACGACGGGCTTCGGTGGCGCCGGATACCAGATGACGCGTGGTGACTGCTTCAACTCGATAACTTCGATCGGCAGAACCTTCACCCGCGATTCGATTTGGTCCCAACGACATTCGCCATTGGCCACTCGCTCGGCGTACTGCCGAAGCTCCGGTGATGCCCCTTCTTTCGCTGCCAGCGCATCCATCAGTTCGTCAGTCACATCGGTTCTGGGATCCCAGTCTCCGTTGGAAACCCGATCCAATCTTATTGCGGCCGTATCTACTTGCGCTGCGGCATTCATGATTTTGTTGTAGATGCTGCGCAATTCGGGCGGGACATCGCTACTCATACGGCATCAGCCCAGGGATCTTTTCCGGAACCTGGCGAGTAGCCGGATTTCGGAACATTCATCGGGCCTTCGGCATCGGCAGTGCGAGTCACCGCGAGCGTCAGTTCCGTCCTCTTCTTTGCAGTGTCCATCTTTGCGACAACGGGGGCCAGTACCTTTTCGGACAGTTCGCTGAGTGCGCCGGACGGCGAGGTGACGAGGTCAAGATATTCACGCAAAGCGTCTACTAGGGTGCGGATGTCCTCAACGATCTCACGGATTTTTCCGGCGGTTGCAAGGATTCCGATACTGAGATCGGCACTTGTGGCAACCGGGGCGATCATGGGAATTTTACTGAGAAACATTTTGACTGCGGCGGTAACGCCATCGATTGTCACCAATTCTTCGAGCTTGTTCTTCAAAAATCTCAGCGCCGTTTCGATCCCTCGTTTGATCATGTCCGAAATGACGTAAAGAACTTCCTTGGATACATTGCCGACGGGGCCCTCCCAGACCATCGCGGCCGTCAGTTTGCGTGAGTAATCTTGAAATTCGACGCTGGCCATGCCATCCCAGGATTCGTCGACGCGTTTCGTGCCTTGCTCGAGGTTCTTGCCGCACTTCTCGATCCCGTCGCCGGAAGTCTTGTAGCGTCGCCAATTCGCTTGAGTTCGTTCCAGTTTCCGCTGAGCGGTTTGATCAGGTGCTCGAGCGGGCTCCAATTTGTCAGAACTTTGATCCCGTTGTCGACGTCCCCTACCCATCCAGCTGCGTCGGCAATGACTCTGCGGATATCGTCGGTCGCGGACTGGGGCGAGGGAAAGTCGACGGGGTTTGCCGGTTTGTACTCGGCCGGACTTTCGTAGGGCAACGCAGCCCCGGGGATAGGATTTTCGGAATTGTAAGGAGATGTGTCCACAATCGACATTGCACTATGAGCGTTCAGTGCGTCGTAGTTACGGTTCTCTTGATCGTGGTACATCCACGCTGCTCGATTGAGATTAAATCCGGTCGTGCCACAGTCCGAGGCTAGGTTGGCGTAGCGGCGGTACGTGACATCGGTATACGCCTGGAGTGGAGTTGCGAGCAGTCGCATCAACTCTCCGTCAAAATCTCCGAACGGAGGGGTGTGGTGCAGCACTAAACGACAGCCGACACCAGCGTCCTCGCCGATGTGGGTAGCAAGATTTGACAGTCCGGCAATCTCAGTCGAGTTAACGGTCAATGTTTTGCCCATAGTTGGTG
Proteins encoded:
- the panD gene encoding aspartate 1-decarboxylase → MFRTMMKSKIHRATVTHADLHYVGSVTVDQDLMDAADLLEGEQVCIVDIDNGARLETYVIAGERGTGVIGINGAAAHLVKPGDLVILIAYGVMNEQEVKEYQPRVVFVDADNKQIELGSDPAHAPEGSGLITPRMLSTLDASRESSLV
- a CDS encoding type III pantothenate kinase, which codes for MLLTVDVRNTNIVLGLFTGVGEYSKLVQDWRMRTDPRMTADELALTFRGLLGQHVDQITGVAALSTVPSVLREIRVMLERYWGHVPHVVVEPGVRTGVPLLVDNPKEVGADRIVNSLAAHYLYESACIVVDFGTSTCIDVVSAKGEFLGGCIAPGLEISTDALASQSAALRKVELVRPRSVVGKNTVECMQSGAVFGFAGLVDGLVRRVREELPEFSGPDVAVIATGDSAPLIIPESSTIEHLERDLTLEGLRLVFERNQARRGSGRRPVE
- a CDS encoding AraC family transcriptional regulator, yielding MDALSMMLSGSRAEGAFLLRSLLDPPWSLRIEDHAPVTVLAVLHGSAVVISDTGQTENLATGDVALLRGPDSYTVADHPDTPIHVIIDEMQNCTAVDGSPLEDMSVLGIRTWGNSTNGQTVMLTGTYRLDSYVSRQILDSLAPVAVVRRSTETESMTTLLGQQISADGPGQEVLLDRLLDLVLISTVRTWFTKHPDHAPQWITAYEDPVIGHALRLMHNRPEHRWTVESLAHETGCSRAAFARRFTAQLGIGPVGYLTQWRLSVAANLLADPSRTVSSIAREVGYSSPFALTTAFTRHHGMSPRSFREAGLVSCDRRQLTGAMTHTAERTE
- a CDS encoding rhodanese-like domain-containing protein; translation: MTIDQMLDDARTQIDRMYIFQLTEAFHRGAIFVDIRPQAQRAIEGTLPGALAIERNVLEWRLDPSSSAHLALATDHDVEWVIVCSEGYTSSLAAASLQQLGLRNATDLAGGYKAIKAAGLLGALSGVRHCTRELAAVAAH
- a CDS encoding NAD(P)H-binding protein, with amino-acid sequence MTTTPGIQSAVVIGGTGKTGKRVAQRLAAAGVETRITSRTSGTIFDWNDRDTWRAAVTGVDGAYVTYAPDLAVPESSADVQEFADIAQRSGVRRIVLLSGRGEPAAQKAEQTLSVSGLAWAVVQASWFAQNFSEGYLLEPIQTRHLALPVGGVGEPFIDVDDLADVAVAALTRADLVGRVLEVTGPRTLTFAEAVDAISVASGRLVSFETIELQQFSEGMKEEGVPDDVVGLLAYLFSEVLDGRNEYATGVVEDVLRRPARDFSVFAAEAARTGVWS
- a CDS encoding cysteine dioxygenase; translated protein: MPTRLRTADLLRLTDEGANGVLDGRFDHLIPEAFSTTERWATRLHSDDDVDVWLISWVPERNTELHDHAGSFGALTVLSGSLTEYRWAGEELLERQLDAGDQAAFQLGWVHDVVRTPEASSEPIEISADSPTLSVHAYSPPLTAMSFYEVTDHRTLRRTRTELTDQPEGA
- the panC gene encoding pantoate--beta-alanine ligase, producing the protein MSDLQGGYKRGELTVHHDADKLRRVSRALRGVGRQVALVPTMGALHAGHIELVRQAKLTGAVVIVSIFVNPLQFGTGEDLDAYPRTLDADLELLRAEGVELVFAPTVKTMYPRGQRTTILPGPLGSELEGGARPTHFAGMLTVVAKLLQIAAPNHAYFGEKDYQQLTLIRQMVWDLNFDVQIIGVPTVREFDGLALSSRNRYLDEGQRTAAVALSAALIAGAHAAAGGAEGILETARAVLAAVPEIEVDYLEVRGVDLGPAPERGDGRLLVAAKLGTTRLIDNVGVAVGTGFLERDTDPSADAVDDLLAH